From a single Rosa rugosa chromosome 7, drRosRugo1.1, whole genome shotgun sequence genomic region:
- the LOC133721608 gene encoding uncharacterized protein LOC133721608: protein MEIDKAIRECDDRRLKTKYNNAIYVIQRALALYSIEEVAFSFNGGKDSTVLLHLLRAGYFLHKGEQSCINGGVKDFPMRTIYFECPSAFPEINSFTYDAANTYGLQLDIIRSDFKSGLEALLKAKPIRAIFLGVRMGDPTAVGQEQFSPSSPGWPPFMRVNPILDWSYRDVWAFLLTSKVQYCSLYDQGYTSIGSIYDTVPNSLLSMNNSSSSKEVFRPAYLLSDGRLERAGRVKKLPPSVGVKKPVVANGLNSMDLPKSSLLMASAIAAGDEILLGTAEDQLGHSLCRKLHSIGWSVSQTTVVRNDIDSVAEEVERRQSTNDMVFIYGGVGPLHSDVTLAGVAKAFGVRLAPDEEFEEYLRHLIGDQCTGDRNEMALLPEGITELLHHEKLIVPLIKCKNVIILTATNVLELDDEWNCLIELMRSSGELVMTQPFVSKCLTTTLADLEVAQPVSKLCLEFPDIYIGCYRKSRREPLRIYLEGKDQDRIESAKEALCKKFHPGAFSEINLS from the exons ATGGAGATTGACAAAGCAATCAGGGAGTGTGATGATCGAAGGCTTAAGACCAAGTACAACAACGCTATCTATGTTATCCAGAGAGCTCTTGCGCTCTACTC AATTGAAGAGGTCGCGTTCAGCTTCAATGGGGGAAAGGATTCAACT GTTTTGCTGCATCTACTTAGGGCTGGCTACTTTTTGCATAAAGGGGAACAGAGCTGTATAAATGGGGGTGTAAAAGATTTTCCAATGCGAACAATATATTTCGAGTGCCCATCTGCTTTCCCTGAAATCAACTCGTTTACTTATGATGCAGCCAATAC GTATGGTTTGCAACTGGATATCATACGCTCAGATTTCAAGTCTGGTTTGGAGGCTTTACTAAAGGCCAAACCAATCAGAGCAATTTTTCTCGGTGTCCGAATGGGTGATCCTACTGCG GTAGGGCAAGAACAGTTCTCTCCTAGTTCACCTGGATGGCCACCTTTCATGAGGGTAAACCCTATCTTGGATTGGTCATACAG AGATGTGTGGGCCTTTCTCTTAACTTCCAAGGTTCAGTACTGCAGTCTTTATGACCAAGG TTATACTTCAATTGGAAGCATATACGACACAGTTCCAAATTCATTATTGAGCATGAACAATTCCTCCAGCAGCAAAGAAGTATTTAGACCCGCTTATTTGCTCTCTGATGGAAGGTTAGAGAGAGCGGGGAGAGTTAAAAAACTTCCTCCTTCAGTTGGTGTAAAGAAGCCTGTTGTTGCCAATGGCCTTAACAGCATGGACTTACCCAAGAGTAGCTTACTCATGGCGTCAGCCATAGCTGCAGGGGATGAGATTCT GCTTGGCACTGCTGAGGATCAATTAGGGCATTCACTGTGTAGAAAGCTCCATTCCATTGGTTGGTCAGTATCACAAACAACCGTTGTACGAAATGAT ATAGATTCTGTGGCTGAAGAAGTTGAGCGACGACAATCAACTAATGATATG GTATTTATATATGGAGGGGTAGGCCCACTCCATTCAGATGTTACTTTGGCAGGTGTTGCAAAGGCTTTTGGGGTTCGTCTG GCTCCTGATGAAGAATTTGAAGAATATCTGAGGCATCTTATAGGTGATCAATGCACTGGTGACCGGAATGAG ATGGCTCTGTTGCCCGAGGGTATTACTGAATTGTTGCATCATGAAAAGTTGATTGTCCCTTTG ATCAAGTGTAAAAATGTAATAATTCTTACAGCAACAAACGTCCTGGAGCTAGACGATGAGTGGAACTGTCTAATTGAACTAATGAGGTCCAGTGGCGAGTTAGTAATGACACAACCATTTGTATCCAAGTGCTTGACAACAACTCTTGCAGAT TTAGAAGTTGCTCAACCTGTTTCAAAACTTTGCCTTGAATTTCCTGACATCTACATTG GATGCTATCGAAAATCAAGACGCGAGCCTCTTAGAATTTACTTGGAGGGCAAG GACCAAGATCGAATTGAATCAGCCAAAGAAGCATTGTGCAAGAAGTTCCATCCAGGGGCATTCTCTGAAATCAATTTGAGTTGA
- the LOC133721864 gene encoding thioredoxin-like 3-3, with amino-acid sequence MEGGTGSTGDDANTNNGFDGTTFILPANRHGNLKTASSDQSLSDILLQIKSSKTPAVINYGATWCRVCSQILPAFCKLSNSFPKLSFVYADIDECPETTQHIRYTPTFHFYRDGERVDEMFGAGEERLHDRLWLHS; translated from the exons ATGGAGGGAGGAACTGGGTCGACCGGCGACGACGCCAACACCAACAACGGCTTCGACGGCACAACCTTCATTTTGCCGGCGAATCGCCATGGGAACCTAAAGACTGCCTCTAGTGATCAAAGCCTCAGCGACATTCTTCTCCAAATCAAGTCCTCCAAAACCCCT GCAGTTATCAATTACGGCGCAACCTG GTGTCGAGTGTGCAGCCAGATTCTTCCTGCATTCTGCAAGCTGAGTAATAGTTTCCCAAAGCTGTCGTTCGTCTATGCAGATATTGATGAATGCCCTGAAACAACTCAGCACATTCGGTATACGCCGACGTTCCATTTCTACAGAGATGGTGAGAGGGTGGATGAGATGTTTGGTGCCGGCGAAGAGCGGCTTCATGATCGCTTGTGGTTGCACTCTTGA
- the LOC133722347 gene encoding protein PTST homolog 3, chloroplastic: MRVMATLSQFPGFPSLLSPKLVFFDPKQHQLKLRRCTAQHPPSPVHFSVRASSSVKKSRRRKVKSNEELCNELMEFIAAVGLPQGHVPSMKELSQNGRNDLAYIVRRRGYKLIRELLADSKESESTDVDGNADNFIAENDDGQKDIVTGQYQEVNDVVEEFSSLSEVSILESSSEALVTDPVLKHDDGVDVPVESLTDSLLQDTSSGNLEGHGERVDGMEGNGRVSNVPIIESHVNSSKIGTAFNSDHHTPVEICTNSSLDVLEDLSLPTTIPIKQNDSDSPNIGWDLNSDGQPSVPIESGTHWSSDKKALHRDRDGKVDNMADEVALSTKASVMEEEDHHSSSDLELNQNSDDDSDAPVKYPVNLPLEEKVTKFMQNGDLDALEDNIYGVSIESDAEEIKSSNKFGNAEEVQLRTPTSEYSKHMFDGSDATSEQILSSTAVDPPLGDATSLADSRSSLSDKNLDVKTSEREDQHDISRLKSILHQKELELSRLKEQIEKEQHALSVLQANAETAISEAQKLICEKDAELLAAEENLSGLVEVEIQYHGDGEIVEVTGSFNGWHHQIKLDPQPPSSIIDHAGSRKSRLWSTMLWLYPGVYEIKFLVDGHWSIDPQRETVTRGTICNNILRVDG; this comes from the exons TGAGAGTGATGGCCACTCTCTCTCAGTTTCCGGGCTTCCCTTCCCTCCTCTCTCCCAAACTCGTCTTCTTCGACCCGAAACAACACCAGCTCAAACTCCGGCGATGCACCGCTCAACATCCACCGTCTCCGGTACACTTCTCGGTTCGCGCTTCTTCGTCCGTCAAGAAATCCAG GCGGAGGAAGGTGAAGAGCAATGAGGAGCTTTGCAATGAACTCATGGAGTTTATCGCTGCGGTTGGACTTCCACAAGGTCATGTTCCCTCCATGAAAGAGCTCTCGCAGAACGGAAG GAATGACCTTGCATACATTGTGAGACGGAGGGGATATAAACTTATAAGAGAGCTTCTTGCGGACTCCAAAGAATCAGAATCGACGGATGTGGATGGTAATGCGGATAACTTTATAGCTGAAAATGATGATGGTCAGAAAGATATAGTGACAG GTCAGTATCAAGAGGTGAATGATGTGGTTGAGGAATTCTCATCCTTGAGTGAAGTTTCAATCTTGGAAAGTAGTTCTGAAGCTTTGGTTACTGATCCAGTTCTGAAACACGATGATGGTGTTGATGTACCTGTGGAATCTTTGACGGATTCACTTTTGCAGGACACATCCTCAGGTAATTTAGAAGGTCATGGTGAACGGGTGGATGGTATGGAAGGCAATGGTCGTGTGTCAAATGTTCCTATTATTGAGAGTCATGTCAATAGTTCTAAGATTGGTACAGCCTTCAACTCCGACCACCATACACCAGTAGAAATTTGCACCAATTCATCATTGGATGTACTAGAAGATTTATCCTTACCGACCACCATTCCCATCAAACAAAATGATTCTGATAGTCCAAATATTGGTTGGGATCTGAACTCTGATGGACAACCTAGTGTGCCTATAGAATCTGGGACCCATTGGTCCTCAGATAAAAAAGCCTTACATAGGGACCGGGATGGGAAGGTTGACAATATGGCTGATGAAGTTGCATTGTCAACCAAAGCTTCAGTTATGGAAGAGGAAGATCATCACTCTAGTTCAGATCTTGAACTAAATCAGAATTCTGATGACGATAGCGATGCACCAGTAAAATATCCAGTGAATTTGCCCTTGGAGGAAAAGGTGACAAAATTTATGCAGAATGGAGACCTGGATGCACTTGAAG ATAACATCTATGGTGTATCAATTGAGAGTGATGCTGAAGAAATCAAGAGTAGCAATAAGTTCGGGAATGCTGAAGAAGTTCAACTAAGAACTCCTACTTCAGAGTACTCAAAACATATGTTTGATGGAAGTGACGCAACATCTGAgcaaattttgtcttcaacagCAGTTGACCCCCCTCTTGG TGATGCTACTTCATTAGCTGATTCGCGGAGTTCTCTATCTGACAAGAATTTGGATGTTAAG ACAAGTGAAAGGGAGGATCAACATGATATTAGTCGTCTCAAGTCCATTCTG CATCAGAAGGAGTTAGAATTGTCTCGGTTGAAAGAACAGATTGAGAAGGAACAG CATGCCTTGTCGGTCTTGCAAGCAAACGCAGAAACAGCAATCAGCGAAGCACAAAAGCTTATCTGCGAAAAAGATGCAGAGTTGCTTGCTGCTGAAGAAAACCTTTCAGGACTAGTGGAG GTTGAGATCCAGTATCATGGTGATGGTGAAATTGTGGAGGTGACCGGTAGCTTCAATGGTTGGCATCATCAGATTAAATTGGATCCACAGCCACCATCCAGTATCATAGACCATGCTGGATCAAG GAAATCCAGGCTGTGGTCAACGATGCTATGGCTTTACCCAGGAGTATATGAG ATAAAATTCCTCGTTGACGGCCATTGGAGTATTGATCCTCAAAGAGAAACAGTTACTAGGGGTACAATATGTAATAACATTCTCAGAGTTGACGGTTAA
- the LOC133721863 gene encoding S-adenosylmethionine synthase 1: METFLFTSESVNEGHPDKLCDQVSDAILDACLEQDPESKVACETCTKTNMVMVFGEITTKAKVDYEKIVRDTCRGIGFVSADVGLDADKCKVLVNIEEQSPEIAQGVHGHFTKKPEEIGAGDQGHMFGYATDETPELMPLTHVLSTKLGAKLTEVRKNKTVPWLRPDGKTQVTVEYRNDNGAMVPLRVHTILISTQHDETVTNEQIAADLKEHVIKPVVPAQYIDDKTIYHLNPSGRFVIGGPHGDAGLTGRKIIIDTYGGWGAHGGGAFSGKDPTKVDRSGAYIVRQAAKSVVASGLARRCIVQVSYAIGVPDPLSVFVDTYKTGKIPDKDILALIKENFDFRPGMIALNLDMKRGGNFRYLKTAAYGHFGRDDPDFTWETVKHLKPNA, translated from the coding sequence ATGGAGACCTTCCTCTTTACATCCGAATCTGTCAATGAGGGTCACCCCGACAAGCTCTGCGATCAAGTCTCGGATGCTATTCTCGATGCCTGCTTGGAACAGGACCCAGAGAGCAAAGTGGCATGTGAGACCTGTACGAAAACCAATATGGTCATGGTGTTTGGTGAAATCACAACCAAGGCTAAGGTAGACTACGAGAAGATTGTTCGAGACACATGCAGAGGAATTGGGTTTGTATCAGCTGATGTAGGCCTTGATGCTGACAAGTGCAAGGTCCTTGTCAACATTGAGGAACAAAGCCCCGAAATTGCGCAAGGGGTTCATGGCCATTTCACCAAGAAGCCTGAGGAAATCGGAGCTGGTGACCAAGGCCACATGTTTGGTTATGCCACAGATGAAACACCTGAGCTCATGCCTTTAACTCATGTCCTTTCTACTAAGCTTGGTGCCAAGCTCACTGAGGTCAGGAAGAACAAAACCGTCCCGTGGTTGAGGCCTGATGGTAAGACCCAAGTGACTGTTGAGTACAGAAATGATAACGGAGCCATGGTCCCTCTTCGGGTGCACACTATCCTTATCTCAACCCAACATGATGAGACTGTCACAAATGAGCAGATTGCTGCTGATTTGAAGGAACATGTGATCAAACCTGTTGTCCCAGCCCAGTACATTGATGACAAAACCATTTATCACCTCAACCCTTCGGGACGTTTTGTCATCGGAGGACCCCATGGAGATGCTGGCCTTACTGGTCGAAAGATCATTATAGATACCTATGGTGGTTGGGGTGCACATGGTGGTGGTGCTTTCTCGGGTAAGGATCCTACCAAGGTGGACCGAAGTGGAGCATACATTGTAAGGCAGGCAGCAAAGAGTGTGGTGGCGTCTGGCCTTGCTCGCCGATGCATTGTTCAGGTTTCTTACGCAATCGGTGTCCCTGATCCACTATCAGTGTTTGTGGATACCTACAAAACAGGCAAAATCCCAGACAAGGACATACTGGCTCTTATTAAGGAGAATTTTGACTTCAGGCCAGGAATGATTGCACTCAACCTTGATATGAAAAGGGGAGGCAACTTCAGGTATCTGAAGACTGCTGCTTATGGACACTTTGGCCGCGATGACCCAGATTTCACTTGGGAAACCGTAAAGCACCTCAAGCCAAATGCTTAA
- the LOC133721898 gene encoding uncharacterized protein LOC133721898 gives MAMVTASAHCSLKLSSPLLRTSAFPTIPTASSKCFFPSSLTPDLSATRRRALFSPSVIKSKISQDVDCVEEAERLQIQVGKPSETFLYSNLLPLLFLAALPGAGAVTSLFEPFVELVKSFNLPGWLVHWGHPGNMAVVLFAMGGYGSYLGYRIRYSDDMEEKAKAKDLHPKLLAGMFFFFAAGATGGVTALLTSDKPIFESSHAVTGFIGLGLLTIQTILPSLFEGNPNLRSVHGVLGTGIMTLFVVHAALGLQLGLSF, from the exons ATGGCCATGGTCACTGCCTCTGCTCATTGTTCTCTCAAGCTTTCCTCTCCTTTGCTACGCACCTCTGCGTTTCCCACTATCCCAACAGCTTCCTCCAAATGCTTCTTCCCTTCGTCGTTGACGCCTGATTTATCTGCCACTAGAAGAAgagctctcttctctccttcAGTTATAAAAAGCAAAATTAGCCAAGATGTTGATTGTGTTGAGGAGGCTGAGCGGCTACAAATACAAGTGGGGAAGCCCAGTGAGACTTTCTTGTACTCCAATCTTCTGCCTCTGCTGTTTTTGGCTGCTCTCCCTGGAG CTGGTGCTGTGACATCTCTATTTGAGCCTTTCGTTGAGCTTGTCAAATCATTCAATCTTCCTGGATGGCTAGTGCATTGGGGTCATCCAGGCAACATG GCTGTTGTGCTTTTTGCAATGGGTGGCTATGGATCTTATCTTGGATACCGGATACGGTATTCTGATGATATG GAGGAGAAGGCCAAAGCCAAAGACTTGCACCCCAAGCTTCTAGCTGGgatgtttttcttctttgctgCTGGAGCTACTGGTGGAGTAACAGCTCTTCTCACTTCTGACAAACCCATTTTTGAGAG CTCTCATGCTGTCACTGGATTTATTGGCCTTGGTCTCTTGACCATTCAGACAATTTTACCTTCTTTGTTTGAG GGTAATCCAAACTTAAGAAGTGTTCATGGGGTCTTGGGTACTGGGATAATGACATTGTTTGTTGTCCATGCTGCTCTTGGACTTCAACTTGGTCTAAGCTTCTAA
- the LOC133722882 gene encoding protein FAR1-RELATED SEQUENCE 5-like, translated as MVVPAEMKTNGIIVPAEMETEPIQDIPPSEENVSTSAFYPQVRNELKPFKGQQFKTWEEAHVFYTKYAFAAGFIVRIGSIREDCKARMIVVRDKSGGFVVNIFDEAHTHPMTSPKRLHLLKSNRRLTKAQRSLWEQLSMVNIPTHQQFDILGVQAGGFQYIGCTQQDLYNLERDKRKETKGHDGEMLHDYFLLEQEKNSGFFFTIKADVENRITHCFWADAISRQSYKFYGGPPKMIITDQDPAMEKAIFEVLLDTFHRYCSWHILRKFSEKLDAIKFRDHYDEFKNCIYSSENAEEFDFKWKSVLAKSGLSGHKWLQSIYEIRFRWVSAYMNHIFSAGMSSSQRAESTHSFFKDYVSHKNSLVDFMVQFSRGLLHKRHEELISDHIDINEKPRFKCPSKMEKQMVVIYTRKYYYIFQDQLWESYSYNLEVTKEDETNCILKVMRQDREDGRARVIRYDKSKDFASCSCKLFESAGVPCRHVLAHLHKLHQVHKLPYQYILKRWTKSARSEVVMDKIDMEITVRKSLLEKHGLLFQQYSHVIDSVVLSE; from the exons ATGGTTGTACCTGCAGAAATGAAGACTAATGGGATTATTGTACCTGCGGAAATGGAAACTGAACCTATTCAAGATATCCCTCCGTCAGAAGAAAATGTCTCTACTTCAGCTTTCTATCCTCAAGTAAGGAATGAGCTTAAACCCTTCAAGGGTCAGCAATTTAAAACATGGGAAGAGGCACATGTTTTTTATACCAAATATGCATTTGCAGCTGGGTTTATTGTACGAATTGGTTCCA TAAGGGAGGACTGTAAGGCGAGAATGATAGTTGTGAGAGACAAGTCTGGTGGATTTGTAGTCAATATATTTGATGAAGCTCACACTCATCCTATGACAAGTCCAAAAAGACTCCACTTGCTGAAGTCCAATCGTCGACTTACTAAAGCTCAGAGATCATTATGGGAACAACTATCCATGGTAAACATACCCACACACCAGCAATTTGACATTCTTGGAGTGCAAGCAGGAGGATTTCAGTACATTGGTTGTACACAACAAGATTTGTACAATCTTGAAAGGGATAAGCGTAAAGAGACAAAAGGGCATGATGGAGAAATGTTGCATGACTACTTTCTGCTAGAGCAAGAAAAAAATTCTGGGTTCTTTTTCACAATAAAGGCAGATGTTGAAAATAGGATTACTCATTGTTTTTGGGCTGATGCAATTTCGAGACAGTCGTATAAGTTTTATG GGGGTCCTCCTAAAATGATCATTACTGATCAAGATCCAGCCATGGAAAAAGCTATTTTTGAAGTCCTCCTAGACACATTTCACAGATATTGTAGCTGGCATATCTTGAGAAAGTTTTCTGAGAAGCTTGATGCAATCAAATTCAGAGATCACTATGATGAATTCAAAAATTGCATTTACTCATCTGAGAATGCAGAGGAGTTTGACTTCAAATGGAAATCAGTTCTTGCAAAAAGTGGATTAAGTGGACATAAGTGGCTGCAATCAATTTATGAAATTCGGTTTAGATGGGTGTCGGCTTATATGAACCACATTTTCTCAGCTGGCATGTCAAGTAGTCAACGAGCAGAAAGTACGCATTCTTTTTTTAAGGATTATGTTTCTCATAAAAATTCTCTAGTGGACTTCATGGTTCAGTTTAGTCGGGGTCTTTTACACAAACGGCATGAGGAGTTGATTTCAGATCACATTGACATCAATGAGAAGCCAAGATTTAAGTGCCCCAGTAAGATGGAAAAGCAAATGGTTGTTATTTATACACGGAAGTACTATTACATATTTCAAGATCAGTTGTGGGAGAGCTACAGTTACAATCTTGAGGTCACAAAGGAGGATGAAACTAATTGTATACTTAAGGTTATGCGTCAGGATCGTGAGGATGGAAGAGCCCGAGTCATTAGGTATGACAAATCAAAAGATTTTGCCTCATGTAGCTGCAAATTGTTTGAGAGTGCAGGAGTCCCATGTAGACATGTTCTAGCACACTTACACAAGTTACATCAAGTTCATAAATTGCCATATCAATACATTTTGAAGAGATGGACAAAATCTGCAAGATCTGAGGTTGTGATGGACAAGATTGACATGGAGATAACTGTTAGGAAGTCCTTACTTGAAAAACATGGTCTACTGTTCCAACAATATTCACATGTAATTGATAGCGTTGTCTTAAGTGAATAA